AAGAGAATGATTCGGATTGGAATTTGGTTGATTGCTTTTTTCAAAGTTGGTTTTGGATTTGCCGTTTCAGCAGCGGTCATTCCAATGAATTCCATGGCAACGAAGGCAAACATGACCATTTGAAAGCTTTCGAAAAATTTAGACAGTCCATTGGGGAAAAATTGGAAGCCGTTTGTGATATTACTTAAGCTGACTGTATCAGTTCCTGATCCTGTTTTATAGTGGGTGAAAATAAGGATGATGGCTGTCAAAATCAAACCAACAATCGCCACAATTTTGATCATACCAAACCAGAACTCTGTTTCTCCGAAAAATTTTGAATTGAGTGTGTTAAGCGCCGTCAGCAAAAGTAAGACAAAGACTTCACTTAGCCAAATTGGCAACTGAGGTAACCAGAAATTGATATAAGTTCCAATCGCTGTCAGCTCGGCCATTGCTACAAAAATAACAACAAGCCAGTAAGTCCACTGAATAAAATAGCCTGTTTTTGATCCCATATAGCGAGAAACAAAATTCAAAAAAGAATGTTGCGAGGGATCTTGATAAAGCATCTCACCAATGGCTCGCAAGAGAATGAACATCAAGGCACCAATTGCTAAATAGACAAAAATAATCGAAGGGCCAGTTAGACTGATTGATTTACCAGCGCCTAAAAATAATCCTGTCCCAATTGTTCCAGCAATTGCAATAAGCTGAATATGTCGATTTTGCAAACCGCGCGTGGCTGTTTGCTTTTCTGTATTTTCATTTGTTTTCATATTATAATTATACCTTTTTTTTATGAAATTTTCATCGGCTACTCAACACTAGCGCTTGACTATATTTTCTTAAAACGAGAAAAGAGTCCAAAAGCAATTGTCCAAACAACAGCGCCAACTGCTGGATAGAAAGTATCTGAATTGAAAAAGAGAGAAAGGAAAACGAGCGCAAAGATGAAAGTAACAAATGGAATAGTCAGCTTTGCTTTTGGTGTTAAAAAGCCATTCTTATCAAAATCAGCGGATTTGCGATATTGCCAAAAACTATAAAGGGTGATAAAGTAAACAACTAAAAAGAGATTCGTTGTACAAGAAGCGGCAAAATCAAAAGCATTTTTAATTTGGGGGATTAAGGTTAAAACAGGAGCGAAAAGAGATAGAATGACAGCCATGTAGAGGGCATTGATGGGAATGCCTGCTTTAGAAAGCTTGGTAAAAGGAGTCAAACGTCCCTTGTCGTGCTGTTTGGAAAGAGAGTACATATTACGAGTGGCTGAGAAAAGCGAGCTATTCAACGCTGAGGCAGCAGAGGTCAGAACGACAAAATTGACTAAAGCTGCGGCCCATTTGATGCCGATAAGCTCAAAAACCATAACAAATGGCGATTTGTCAGCAGGAATATAATGCCAGTCAAAGATGGCCATAATTGCTAACAAAGCTCCAACATAAAAGAGTAAAATACGTACAGGAATTTGGTTGATGGCTTTAGGTAAGCTTTTACGAGGATTGACCGTTTCAGCGGCAGTCATTCCGATAAATTCCATAGAGGTGAAGGCAAACATGACCATTTGTAAAGCCCCAACGTAATTCCAAACGCCATTAGGGAAAAATTGAAAATGGGTAAAAATATTGCTCAAAGAAACGGAGCCAGTAACAGATTTTCCTGATAGGACAGTAGTATAGCTGAAGTGTCCAAAGCCAAGAATGATGGCAGTGGCAATCATTCCTAAGATGGCAGCGACTTTAATCATGGCAAACCAAAATTCGGTTTCACCAAAGAAGCGAGCGTTCAAGGTATTTAGGCCAAAAAGGAGGATAAGCATGACAATTTCAATCAGCCACAGTGGAACTTGTGGGAGCCAGAATTGAATGTAGGTGCCAATTGCTGAAAGTTCGGAAATACAAACGAAGATGATGACTAGCCAATAAGACCATTGAGTAAAGTAACCTGTCCGCACCCCAGCGTATTTTGTCACAAAGTTGAGAAAAGAATGTTGTGTAGGATCGCGATAAAGCAGTTCTCCGATTGCTCTGAGAAAGAAAAACATCGCAATCCCGATAATAATATAGGCGAAAATAATGCTAGGACCGGACATTTTAATGGTTTTTCCAGCACCGAGAAACAGTCCTGTCCCAATCGTTCCCGCAATTGCAATCAGTTGAATGTGGCGGTTTTGTAAGCCGCGCTGTTGTTGTGGTTCTTCCATAGAAACCTCTTTTCTAATTTTTCTGACTATTGTTGAATAAATTATATAATATTATAACAATTCAGCTTTATAATTGCAAGCAGAGTTCAAATTTTTCATTTTATTGAATAAAAAAAGCTTGTTTTTAAATTTTTTTATGAAAAAAGCAAATCGTTTTCATAAAAAGCAAATTGTTTTCGCATGTGAGATGATAAAGGGTGGAAGTTAGGTCAAAGGGTGTGCTATAATAGATTTATGTTAATCATTGATCAAAATTTAGTGGAAATAGATGATTTATTGGACAAATTGGTCAGTGCTTTTGCGCAACTTTCTGAAGTTGAGGCTTATAGGAAGGCACGGGCTGAGTTTTTGTCAGATGCGACCTTGCAAAAAAAGGTACAGATATGGAACGAAAATAAGGAATTTATACCTTTTCGGGCGGATTTGCGCGCTTTGCAACAGGAAATCAATCGGAACGAGAAAGTCTATGCACTACGTCTTGCTGAGAATGACCTTCAGCAGATTTTGTCAACATTGACTCAAAAAATAACACAAGGAATTTCTGAGCATATTTATGTGGATGAACATTTACCTTTAAAAAATTCAAAAGGAGGACATCATGGACGACATCATGGACAAAAAAGAAATTCGGCCACTTGAGGTGCCAGAGCGTGTGGCAATTTATGTCTATTGTCATTCCTATAAAGGGGCACGACAGCTGGCGAGGTTTGGTGATGTGATTTACACAAGTTCAAAATCTCATTATAGCTTACTGTATGTTGAAGATAACGAAGTTGCTGAATTAGTGAAAAAATTAGAGGAATTAAAGTTTGTGAAAAAAGTGCGCGTGGGTCGGCTCAAAGCACTCAATCAAGATTTTTCTGGTGCGTTTGCCAAAACGAATTTGGAAGTAAAAGAAGCACTAGAGAAATTATCATGAAACAGTGCTGACGCCTTTTGTAATGGGTTTCATCAGTAATTTAGAAAACCTATTTGTATATCATTTGAGTGCTTGTTAAATTTTTGTTAAGATTAGTTAAGTGAGGGAGTGGCTTGATGAAATTTTGTGATTTTTGAGCGACAATCTCTTAAATATTTTCAGGGAAAGTATGTTTTTAGACTTTGACAAAGTCATTTTGGACTAAAAAACAGGTTGAGGAAGAATAGAGTGGAAATTCATTATTATTTCACACCGATTTTGGATCAGTTGGAGCAGTTTGATCAAAACCTTTGGTATTTATATCCGATTGTAACGCTGGCTACGGCCAAGGAGCTGCGAGATACGGAGGATTTGCCGAAAAATGTTGCGGCGCTTAATGCTTGTCATGATCGTCTGCAAAAAATTTCGCTTGATTATCTGACGGTCAATCTTCATGGTAGAAAATATGGGCGGGCTTTTTTGAGTCTGCTACAGGATTTGCTTTCAGAAATGACGATTTTGGATTATACAGGTCAATTGCGTCAGCAAATTTTGAGTGAGATTGGCGTGTCGACGGCTGATTTCATGGAATATCGCCCTTATGCAAAACAACATTTGGCTTTGATTTTACAGGATTTTAGAAAAAACGATTTTCAATTTTCTCCAGCAGGTTTGATTATGACTGCTGAGGAATGTCTACAAGTGGAAAAGTGTAGCCATGCTACTTTACAACGTTATTTACATCAAATTGAAAAAACTGCCTGATTTGGCAGTTTTTTTGTTAGAGAAAATGCTGACGTAATGCTATTTTTCTGGTTTTGCCCAGAGAAAATGCTGACGTAAAATTATTTTCGTAAATGGCGTAAGCAATCCAAAAAACGTACAACTTTTGATTTTGAAAAACGATATTCGATCTTGTTTTTTTCCAAATACTCAAAGAAATCCTTTTTGCCTTGCGTGCTGTCTTCAACTTCGAGTTCCAGCTCATAATCGGTATGTCCCAGATAATCATTTTTATCCAGAGCTGCAAGGCCGATTGGCAAGTGTTGCTCATAACGAATAGTCGTCAGACTACCAATCAAGGTGATTTCGTCCAGATCGACATCACGTTCCACGAGCAATTCGCAAATCTCGCTCAGGTCGGTCTGACCACAAGTAATACTGCGCTCGCCAAGTAAATACTGAGCTTCTTCCAAACTAAGCGCAATATTATATTCAATATTTCCGACTTCTTGGGGAACTTTTAAAGTCATTTCAGCAGATTTGTCGAAGGTTCGAATCCGCAAAGCTAATTTTTTCTTGCGCAATTTGAAATCTTTTGAATCCAAGTAGTGGTTGGTCTGTCTGATTGGGCTAACGTGAGTGAATCGTTTTTTGAGCTGGTCGTATTCAGCCAGTGATAAGAGCGATTTATACTCAATCTCCAAATTCGTACTCATTTGACTAATTTTCAAGAATATTCTGATACATAAAATATTCTTCCTTTCAATTTAAATTGGGTAAACGATAGATTACTTAAAAGTATAACAAAACCCAGCCTAGAAGTAAAGTTGCGCAAAAAACCAAACAAGTAAGCCAAGCAATTTGCAAATAAAAGTCAGGTCAGCCAGAGAAAATGCTGACGAAAATTTTCGTCAGTAAATTTTCTGCAGCTGTAAAAATACGTCAGCATTTTCTCTCATTTTTTTCACTAAAAATCACGTCAATGCACCTTGAAGTCATGTAAGGATTGATGTAAAATTATCCTTGGGTGTCGTCATTAGATTTCGCTACTCATCATCAGCCAAAACGCTCGAACTTATGTTAAAATATTAAAGGATGATGTAATAAAATAAAAACAAATAATGAATAAATTCTCAGGAAGGAGAATGCAAAAAGCAGTACTTTTGCAAAGTGAACTTATGTTTAATTGGGAAGAATTTTTAGATCCCTACGTACAAACTGTCGGAGAATTAAAAATAAAATTGCGCGGTGTGCGCAAACAATACCTCAAAAAAGGGCTCTATTCACCGATTGAATTTGTCACAGGGCGAGTAAAACGACACGAATCAATCATTAAAAAAGCGCGTCTGCGTGGCTACACCCAAGAGAATTTGTCAGAAATGGAAGACCTTGCGGGCATTCGTGTCATGGTGCAATTTGTCGATGATGTCTGGGACGTTCTGGAACTTCTGCGCAAACGTAGAGATTTTAAAATCATTGAAGAGCGAGACTATATCAACAATCAAAAAGCATCAGGTTATCGTTCGTACCACGTCATCATTGAATATCCGATTGATACGATTGACGGCTATCAGCTGGTCAATGCAGAAATTCAAATTCGGACACTAGCAATGAATTTTTGGGCAACCATTGAACATTCGCTCAACTATAAATACGGTGGCTCAATTCCAGACGCTGTCAAAAACCGACTGACTAATGCAGCAAGAGAAGCCGCTCAACTAGATGCCGAAATGGGCGCCATTAGGGAAGACATTCAAGAAGCTCAGCTTCTGTTTGATCGTCCCCAACAAAAACAAGATTTCAAAAAAGAAAATGGAGAAGATGATGAACTTTGGTAAAAAAGTCTGGCTCATCGGAAATTCGAGTGAAAAATCAAAGAAAACAATGGCCAAACTCAGCAAAATTCTCAAAGCTGAACATTTTGCTTTCGATGATATCAACCCAGACATCGTCATCTCTGTAGGTGGAGATGGAACGCTTTTGCGGGCCATGCATATGTATGAATATCAACTTAATCGGGTTCGTTTTTTGGGCGTACATACGGGTCATCTTGGATTTTACACCGACTTTACAGACGAAGATCTTTTTGAAGTCGTTGAAGCGCTTTACGATGAAAATCCAGCCAAAGCCATCCATTACCCCCTCATCAAAGTTCAAGTTAACTTCACCGACGGCTACCAAATTGTGCGCCACGTCCTCAATGAAGCAACCATTCGTCGTGCTAGTAAAACAATGGTGGGAGATGTTCGCATTTCGGACTATCTTTTTGAGCGCTTCCGTGGGGATGGACTCTCTATATCCACCCCCACAGGCTCAACAGCTTATAACAAATCAATTGGTGGAGCCGTTGTCCATCCTCGTGTAAAAGCTATGCAAATCGCCGAAATTGCCAGCCTCAATAATGTCGTCTACCGAACTTTAGGCTCGCCCATGATTGTCGCCGAAAAAGACGTCATCACCGTCTGTCCAGCACCAGAAGACGATTATAGCTTGACCTTTGACCAACTGACCTTTGAATATAAAAATATTAAATCCATCGAATTTAGTTTGGATGGCAGCACGATTTCCTTTACCAATTGCGCCCACACCCCTTTTTGGGAGCGCGTGAGTAAATCATTCATAGGGGAGGTCGAATAGTGGAATTCGCCTTTACCAACACCATTGAAGGAACAATGGTCAAATCCATGCTTGCCCGCCACGGAATTTCCAAAAGATTGCTTGCAAAAGTCAAGTTTGACGGAGGAAAAATCCATGTCAACGGTGAAGAACATAATGCCATTCATAGACTTCACAAAGATGATGTCGTCACCGTCACCGTTCCAGACGAACCCGATAACGAAAAGTTGATTCCAGATGATGTTCCTCTTAATGTTTTGTTTGAAGACGACCATTACCTTGTCGTTGAAAAACCAGCAGGTAAGCCATCGATTACTGGTTCCCTTCATCCAACGGGTGCCATGTCTAATGCAGTCAAAGGCTATATTTCTAGAAAAAATTACGCCAATCAGACTGTCCATATCATTACCCGCCTAGACCGTGACACCAGTGGCATCATGTTTTTAGCAAAGCATCGCTATGCCCATGCGCTCATGGTGCAGCACAAGTTTCGAGACAGCTTGGAAAAAAGATATTTTGCGATTGTGAAAGCAGAAGGGCTACTTGATTCTGGTGAAATTGATTTACCGATTGGTCGACGGGATGACTCTATCATTCAGCGGCAAGTTCGCTTTGACGAAAAAGCGAAGACTGCGCGGACAAGCTTCGCTGTTTGTGAGCGTAAGAATGATTTAGCGCTTCTTGATATCACTTTACACACAGGCCGTACACACCAAATTCGTGTTCACTTTTCACATTTGGGCTATCCCTTGATGGGAGATGACTTGTATGGGGGCAATCATGATCTCATCAGTCGTCAAGCACTTCATTGCCACCATTTACAATTTTTACATCCTTTTACCGATGAAATGGTTCACGTCGAGCTGGATATGCCAGAAGATATGAAAAAATTACTGATTGAGTAATCAGTAATTTTTTTAATTAAAATTTCCAGTCTTTAATCACTTTCACACCAGTAATTTTCTCGGCTTTGACAGGAGAAGATTGCTCGCCAGAAGTTGTGTTTGCTTTGACTTCACCAGAAGCAATCTTATCCACAACATCCATACCAGAAATAACTTGGCCAAAGACGGTGTATGAACCATCAAGACTTGGATAACCACCATTTTTGTAGGCCGCTTCAATCTTGCTTGGACGTAAGAAAGTTGAAAGTTGGCTGCTCATATCTTGACTGCTTTGAACGATGAAAAACTGTGAACTGCTTGAGTTAGGTTGACCTGTGTTAGCCAGAGATAGCGCACCACGAATGTTATAAAGCTTGTTAGAGATTTCTGTGGCGAAAGGTTGATTGTCGTTAACGACAGACTTGCTACCTGTTCCTTGATTTGATGGATCACCAGTTTGAATCATGAAGTCTTTGATGACGCGGAAAAACTCATTATCTTTGTAGTAATCTTGTTTGGCAAGGGTAAGGAAATTTTCCACAGCTAGCGGAGCCAGTTTTGGAAAGAGCTTGATGTTGATATTTCCAGCCGTTGTTTGGATTTGGACTTCGGCCTCGTCTGAACCAACTGTGTTGGACAATTGAGGTAAATCAAGCTTGTCAAGACTTGCTTGACTGACTTTTTTGCCGTTAATTGCTGTCGGTTCACCAGATTGAGTTGTTGTTTGAGTCGTTTGATTAGTACTATCCGTGGATTTCGGACGATTAGCAAAGAAAATCAAAAGTCCAACCACAACGACTAAAATCACGCCAAAAAGAGTAAAAAGAATGGGGGTATGTTTCTTATTCATAGCAATATTTTAACATAAAAGTGAGTGATTATAAATTTATTCTTGCATTTTTAAGAAAAAAGATATAAAATATAGAAAAATCATGAAAGGAGAATCACGAAATGAATAACTTCTCATCACGTCATCATCATTTGCATAGATAAGAGTTGTGTCATACTTAAGGTATAGATACAGCTTTGGAGTACGCTCAAGTATCTATGCCGGTGATTCTCGAAAGACCGGTTGTAAAGACAGCCGGTCTTTTTATTTGTTTGTACTCAATTGCTGAATGAAACTTATGAAGATTTTTTGGATAAAAAGGAGAAAATTTTGGAAAATCAAAATCAGGTTAGGCGTAACCTTAAACAACGTCACATTACCATGATTGCTTTAGGAGGGACGATTGGGACGGGCTTGTTCTTGACCTCTGGAGCAACAATTAGTCAAGCGGGGCCTTGGGGTTCAGTGCTCGCTTATTGTTTTATTGGGATTATGGTGTATTTTGTCATGACTTCCCTTGGGGAAATGGCGACCTACCTTCCAACTTCGGGTTCGTTTTCAGATTATGGCGGACGCTATGTTGACCCCGCTTTTGGCTTTGCTTTGGGCTGGAATTACTGGATAAATGGTGCAATTACGATTGCCGTTGACTTGACAACAGCTGGATTGATTACGCAGTTCTGGTTTCCACACGTTCCATCTTGGATTTTCTCGGGAATTGCAACCATTTTGATTTTTGTGATTAACGTGCTTGCCGTAAGTGCTTTTGGTGAAACAGAATATTGGTTGTCAACGATCAAAGTCATTACAATTGTTCTCTTTTTGATTGTTGGTATTTTGACAATTATCGGCGTTTTGGGACAGGGAAATGTTGATGTGATGGCCAATTTGTCAGCAGGAAATCACGGCTTTGTCGGTGGAATTTCAGGATTTGTCGGCGTACTCTTAATCGCTGGATTTTCTTTCCAAGGAACAGAGCTTTTGGGAGTTACTGCAGGAGAGTCTGAGGATCCAGGGAAATCTATTCCGAAAGCTATGAATTCTATCTTCTGGCGGATTTTGCTCTTTTACATCTTTTCAATTATTGTTATTGCAGCGATTATCAATTTTAAAGACCCACGCCTCCTTAATCCAAATTCGACAGCGGTCATGAGTCCTTTCACGATTGTTTTCAAAAATATTGGTTTTGCAGTGGCGGCTTCAGTCATGAATGCGGTCATTCTAACTTCTGTAATTTCTTCAGCCAACTCAGTGATGTACGCTTCAACACGGATCTTGTACTCTTTAGGACAGGAAAAGGGCGCACCAAGATTCTTTGGACGTACAGCGAAAAATGGGATTCCATTTTATGCGTTGCTTGCCACAACAATTATTTGTTTCATCGCCTTTTTGACAGGGATTTTCGGAACACAGATTTATCTTTTCTTGGTTGATTTGTCCTCATTGACTGGTTTCTTAGCTTGGCTGGGGATTTCAGTGAGTCACTTGCGTTTCCGCAGAGCTTATGTTGCCCAAGGGCACGACGTTGCAGACTTACCTTATAAAGCGAAATTGTTCCCCTTTGGACCGCTCGTTGCACTTTTGATGACGGCGGCAATTGCAATCAATCTTGATCCAAGAATGCTCTTTAGCTCACACTGGGGAGAAGGGCTTGCCATGTATGCGGCAATTCCGATTTTCATTCTCCTTTATTTCGGCTACAAATGGAAATATAATACCAAAATCATTCCATTAGAAGAAGTTGATTTGAGTCGAGAAAAATAATTTTTACATGAAAAACGAGCTTACGCTCGTTTTTTTTATAGATTTGCTAAATTCAAAGAAAAGCAACAGCTTGTTGAATAACGTCTTGACAAAAATTGTGAAAAAGAATAGAATTACAGGGTATTTAGAAATAGAAAAAAGAGGGAATGAATGAGATATATCGCCATTGTCGGTACTAATGCAAGTTTTTCTTATAATCGAAAATTGCTTTGGTATATGAAAAAACACTTTGAGCCCCAAGCACAAATTGAAGTGGTGGAAATTGCCGATCTTCCTCTTTTTTGTGAGGATTTTGAGCAAATTCCAACGCGGATTTTGGAGATTGTTCGGGCAATTGAAGCTGCGGATGGGGTGATATTTTCAACGCCTGAGTATGATCATGCAATTACGGCAAGTTTGAAATCGTTGATTGAGTGGTTATCTTGGAAGACTTTGCAGCCTTTGGTCAATATGCCCGTGATGATTGTGGGGGTTTCTTTGGGAAATATGGGAACTGTTTTTGCTCAGGAAAATCTGCGACAAATTTTGAGTTCACCAGGTTTGGATGCTTTTGTTTTGCCGACCCACCAATTTTTATTGGGGCGTGCGGTGACGGCTTTTAATGCTCAGGATGAATTGGTGGATGAGCGAACTATTGAGTGGTTGGAGCAATGTTTTGAGCAGTTTATGCGCTATGCGAAGACGCTAAAACCACTGCGGGAATCGGCTAGTCGTAGCTTAGTTTCAAAAGATGAGCCTCAAAATATAGAACGCTGGAATCAAGGGACGCCTCTGGGTCTAGCGGTTGCTTCGGATGCGGATACAGGAGCTTCGGAAAGTGAAGCAAGAGATGAAGGCGTCAAGTCGGTCTACGATCAACTTTTTGAAGGGGCGGACATCTGGGCATTTGAGGAACTTGATCGGCGCTTGGAGAGAGAAGAAAAAGGTCGGTCGGCGGCTCAATCAGTGGGTGAAGAAGAGACTGAGGAACAAGCGGACGGGCTAAGAGAGGATTTGCCACAATGACAGAGAACTTTACACCACTTGCGAGTTCCAAAATTTCTAAACGTTATCGTGCCTTGGGGACGGTGATTGATTTGACGGTTTTTGGGACACAAGAGGAGCGCTTTTTGGATATGGCTTTTGATTTGATTAAAGAATATGAAAATATTTTTACGGTCAATCGGGAGGAATCAGAGTTGATGAGGGTCAATCATGCAGCGGGAAAAGAGGCCGTTCAGGTTTCAAGTGCTGTGTACGGGTTGACCAAGGTTGCGGTGGAAAAAAGTCAGGAATGCTTTGGCTTTAATGCCGCAATCGGCCCTTTGGTGAAATTATGGCACATTGGTTTTGCGGATGCGCAGGTACCTCAGCAAGCGCAGATTGATGAACGCTTGGCTTTGATTGATCCACAGGATATTGTGTTGAACGATGAGGAATTATCTATTTTTCTGCTTAAAGAAGGGATGGAGCTGGATTTGGGTGGCATTGCCAAGGGCTATATCGCTGATCGGGTTCAAGATTTGTGGCGGGCATATGGGCTTTCTGCTGGAATTATCAATCTGGGGGGCAATCTCGTTTTGATGGGGGATGCTCCGCATCAGGTGGATAAAAAATGGCGTGTCGGGATTCGAAATCCGCTGACGAACACAGGAGTTTCTGTGGCTCAACTTGTGACAGGTGCAGCTTCTGTGGTAACTTCAGGCATTGCGGAGCGGTTTATGGAAGTGGATGGTCAATTTTATCATCATATTATTGATTCTCAAACGGGTTTTCCACATGATAATGACATTGCAAGTGTGACTGTTTTGTCGAAGAAGTCAGTAGATGGGGAAATTGAAACGACCCGCCTCTTTTTCGCTGCGGAAGAGCTTGAAGATTGGCTTTGTGAGCATGAAGAGCTATATGGGGCAATTTTTATCAGCCGCGATAAAAAAATAAAACTGGTAGGAATTACTCCAGAACAGGTGCAAATTATTGATCCAAGCTTTATCTTGGAATGAAAGAAGTCAAAAGTTTGATTTTCCAAAGAAAATTAAGCTTTTTTGATTTCGTCAGTAAATTCTCTGTGGAAACTTAATTATTTTTGTTTCCGTCAGTAAATTTTCCACATAAAAAAACTCCGCTTTAGCG
The DNA window shown above is from Lactococcus sp. S-13 and carries:
- a CDS encoding amino acid permease, which codes for MKTNENTEKQTATRGLQNRHIQLIAIAGTIGTGLFLGAGKSISLTGPSIIFVYLAIGALMFILLRAIGEMLYQDPSQHSFLNFVSRYMGSKTGYFIQWTYWLVVIFVAMAELTAIGTYINFWLPQLPIWLSEVFVLLLLTALNTLNSKFFGETEFWFGMIKIVAIVGLILTAIILIFTHYKTGSGTDTVSLSNITNGFQFFPNGLSKFFESFQMVMFAFVAMEFIGMTAAETANPKPTLKKAINQIPIRIILFYIGALLAIMSIYHWQDIPADKSPFVTIFQLIGIKWAAALINFVVLTSAASALNSCLFSTTRNLYSLSVINGDKLLKPFTKFSKANIPLNALLFTALLIMITPFFSMIPAISNAFVFITSVATNLFLIVYVITLVSYLRYRKSKDFDATGFVLPAAKFVVPLAILGFSLIFISLFFFKDTRVPAIGSVLWIIFFGIISVLRKPKTAE
- a CDS encoding amino acid permease; amino-acid sequence: MEEPQQQRGLQNRHIQLIAIAGTIGTGLFLGAGKTIKMSGPSIIFAYIIIGIAMFFFLRAIGELLYRDPTQHSFLNFVTKYAGVRTGYFTQWSYWLVIIFVCISELSAIGTYIQFWLPQVPLWLIEIVMLILLFGLNTLNARFFGETEFWFAMIKVAAILGMIATAIILGFGHFSYTTVLSGKSVTGSVSLSNIFTHFQFFPNGVWNYVGALQMVMFAFTSMEFIGMTAAETVNPRKSLPKAINQIPVRILLFYVGALLAIMAIFDWHYIPADKSPFVMVFELIGIKWAAALVNFVVLTSAASALNSSLFSATRNMYSLSKQHDKGRLTPFTKLSKAGIPINALYMAVILSLFAPVLTLIPQIKNAFDFAASCTTNLFLVVYFITLYSFWQYRKSADFDKNGFLTPKAKLTIPFVTFIFALVFLSLFFNSDTFYPAVGAVVWTIAFGLFSRFKKI
- a CDS encoding YlbF family regulator, which encodes MLIIDQNLVEIDDLLDKLVSAFAQLSEVEAYRKARAEFLSDATLQKKVQIWNENKEFIPFRADLRALQQEINRNEKVYALRLAENDLQQILSTLTQKITQGISEHIYVDEHLPLKNSKGGHHGRHHGQKRNSAT
- a CDS encoding DUF2129 domain-containing protein, producing MDDIMDKKEIRPLEVPERVAIYVYCHSYKGARQLARFGDVIYTSSKSHYSLLYVEDNEVAELVKKLEELKFVKKVRVGRLKALNQDFSGAFAKTNLEVKEALEKLS
- a CDS encoding dithiol-disulfide isomerase, encoding MEIHYYFTPILDQLEQFDQNLWYLYPIVTLATAKELRDTEDLPKNVAALNACHDRLQKISLDYLTVNLHGRKYGRAFLSLLQDLLSEMTILDYTGQLRQQILSEIGVSTADFMEYRPYAKQHLALILQDFRKNDFQFSPAGLIMTAEECLQVEKCSHATLQRYLHQIEKTA
- a CDS encoding CYTH domain-containing protein gives rise to the protein MSTNLEIEYKSLLSLAEYDQLKKRFTHVSPIRQTNHYLDSKDFKLRKKKLALRIRTFDKSAEMTLKVPQEVGNIEYNIALSLEEAQYLLGERSITCGQTDLSEICELLVERDVDLDEITLIGSLTTIRYEQHLPIGLAALDKNDYLGHTDYELELEVEDSTQGKKDFFEYLEKNKIEYRFSKSKVVRFLDCLRHLRK
- a CDS encoding GTP pyrophosphokinase, giving the protein MFNWEEFLDPYVQTVGELKIKLRGVRKQYLKKGLYSPIEFVTGRVKRHESIIKKARLRGYTQENLSEMEDLAGIRVMVQFVDDVWDVLELLRKRRDFKIIEERDYINNQKASGYRSYHVIIEYPIDTIDGYQLVNAEIQIRTLAMNFWATIEHSLNYKYGGSIPDAVKNRLTNAAREAAQLDAEMGAIREDIQEAQLLFDRPQQKQDFKKENGEDDELW
- a CDS encoding NAD kinase, which codes for MNFGKKVWLIGNSSEKSKKTMAKLSKILKAEHFAFDDINPDIVISVGGDGTLLRAMHMYEYQLNRVRFLGVHTGHLGFYTDFTDEDLFEVVEALYDENPAKAIHYPLIKVQVNFTDGYQIVRHVLNEATIRRASKTMVGDVRISDYLFERFRGDGLSISTPTGSTAYNKSIGGAVVHPRVKAMQIAEIASLNNVVYRTLGSPMIVAEKDVITVCPAPEDDYSLTFDQLTFEYKNIKSIEFSLDGSTISFTNCAHTPFWERVSKSFIGEVE
- a CDS encoding RluA family pseudouridine synthase, translated to MEFAFTNTIEGTMVKSMLARHGISKRLLAKVKFDGGKIHVNGEEHNAIHRLHKDDVVTVTVPDEPDNEKLIPDDVPLNVLFEDDHYLVVEKPAGKPSITGSLHPTGAMSNAVKGYISRKNYANQTVHIITRLDRDTSGIMFLAKHRYAHALMVQHKFRDSLEKRYFAIVKAEGLLDSGEIDLPIGRRDDSIIQRQVRFDEKAKTARTSFAVCERKNDLALLDITLHTGRTHQIRVHFSHLGYPLMGDDLYGGNHDLISRQALHCHHLQFLHPFTDEMVHVELDMPEDMKKLLIE
- a CDS encoding peptidylprolyl isomerase; this encodes MAMNKKHTPILFTLFGVILVVVVGLLIFFANRPKSTDSTNQTTQTTTQSGEPTAINGKKVSQASLDKLDLPQLSNTVGSDEAEVQIQTTAGNINIKLFPKLAPLAVENFLTLAKQDYYKDNEFFRVIKDFMIQTGDPSNQGTGSKSVVNDNQPFATEISNKLYNIRGALSLANTGQPNSSSSQFFIVQSSQDMSSQLSTFLRPSKIEAAYKNGGYPSLDGSYTVFGQVISGMDVVDKIASGEVKANTTSGEQSSPVKAEKITGVKVIKDWKF
- a CDS encoding amino acid permease, which produces MENQNQVRRNLKQRHITMIALGGTIGTGLFLTSGATISQAGPWGSVLAYCFIGIMVYFVMTSLGEMATYLPTSGSFSDYGGRYVDPAFGFALGWNYWINGAITIAVDLTTAGLITQFWFPHVPSWIFSGIATILIFVINVLAVSAFGETEYWLSTIKVITIVLFLIVGILTIIGVLGQGNVDVMANLSAGNHGFVGGISGFVGVLLIAGFSFQGTELLGVTAGESEDPGKSIPKAMNSIFWRILLFYIFSIIVIAAIINFKDPRLLNPNSTAVMSPFTIVFKNIGFAVAASVMNAVILTSVISSANSVMYASTRILYSLGQEKGAPRFFGRTAKNGIPFYALLATTIICFIAFLTGIFGTQIYLFLVDLSSLTGFLAWLGISVSHLRFRRAYVAQGHDVADLPYKAKLFPFGPLVALLMTAAIAINLDPRMLFSSHWGEGLAMYAAIPIFILLYFGYKWKYNTKIIPLEEVDLSREK
- a CDS encoding NADPH-dependent FMN reductase, which produces MRYIAIVGTNASFSYNRKLLWYMKKHFEPQAQIEVVEIADLPLFCEDFEQIPTRILEIVRAIEAADGVIFSTPEYDHAITASLKSLIEWLSWKTLQPLVNMPVMIVGVSLGNMGTVFAQENLRQILSSPGLDAFVLPTHQFLLGRAVTAFNAQDELVDERTIEWLEQCFEQFMRYAKTLKPLRESASRSLVSKDEPQNIERWNQGTPLGLAVASDADTGASESEARDEGVKSVYDQLFEGADIWAFEELDRRLEREEKGRSAAQSVGEEETEEQADGLREDLPQ